Proteins from a single region of Macaca fascicularis isolate 582-1 chromosome 17, T2T-MFA8v1.1:
- the TFDP1 gene encoding transcription factor Dp-1 isoform X10: MAKDAWCPSWLFTPPPSTRSGSSSCQKPLDSPMSTLPSKWKRNRKGEKNGKGLRHFSMKVCEKVQRKGTTSYNEVADELVAEFSAADNHILPNESAYDQKNIRRRVYDALNVLMAMNIISKEKKEIKWIGLPTNSAQECQNLEVERQRRLERIKQKQSQLQELILQQIAFKNLVQRNRHAEQQASRPPPPNSVIHLPFIIVNTSKKTVIDCSISNDKFEYLFNFDNTFEIHDDIEVLKRMGMACGLESGSCSAEDLKMARSLVPKALEPYVTVT, translated from the exons GCGTGGTGTCCCTCGTGGCTGTTCACCCCTCCACCGTCAACCCGCTCGGGAAGCAGCTCTTGCCAAAAACCTTTGGACAGTCCAATGTCAACATTGCCCAGCAAGTG GAAGCGCaacaggaaaggagagaagaatggcAAGGGCCTGCGGCATTTCTCCATGAAGGTCTGCGAGAAGGTGCAGAGGAAAGGGACCACTTCCTACAACGAAGTGGCGGACGAGCTGGTCGCGGAGTTCAGTGCTGCCGACAACCACATCTTACCAAACGAGTCA GCTTATGACCAGAAGAACATAAGACGGCGCGTCTACGATGCCTTAAACGTGCTGATGGCCATGAACATCATCTCCAAGGAGAAGAAGGAGATCAAGTGGATTGGTCTGCCCACCAACTCGGCTCAGGAATGTCAGAACTTAGAG GTGGAAAGACAGAGGAGActtgaaagaataaaacagaaacagtCTCAACTTCAAGAACTTATTCTACAG CAAATTGCCTTCAAGAACCTGGTGCAGAGAAACCGGCATGCAGAGCAGCAGGCCAGCCGGCCGCCGCCACCCAACTCAGTCATCCACCTGCCCTTCATCATCGTCAACACCAGCAAGAAGACGGTCATCGACTGCAGCATCTCCAATGACAA ATTTGAGTATCTGTTTAATTTTGACAACACATTTGAAATCCACGATGACATAGAAGTGCTGAAGCGGATGGGCATGGCTTGTGGACTGGAGTCGGGGAGCTGCTCTGCCGAAGACCTTAAAATGGCCAGAAGTCTGGTCCCCAAGGCTCTAGAGCCGTACGTGACAG TGACCTGA
- the TFDP1 gene encoding transcription factor Dp-1 isoform X2, protein MAKDAGLIEANGELKVFIDQNLSPGKGVVSLVAVHPSTVNPLGKQLLPKTFGQSNVNIAQQVVIGTPQRPAASNTLVVGSPHTPSTHFASQNQPSDSSPWSAGKRNRKGEKNGKGLRHFSMKVCEKVQRKGTTSYNEVADELVAEFSAADNHILPNESAYDQKNIRRRVYDALNVLMAMNIISKEKKEIKWIGLPTNSAQECQNLEVERQRRLERIKQKQSQLQELILQQIAFKNLVQRNRHAEQQASRPPPPNSVIHLPFIIVNTSKKTVIDCSISNDKFEYLFNFDNTFEIHDDIEVLKRMGMACGLESGSCSAEDLKMARSLVPKALEPYVTEMAQGTVGGVFITTAGSTSNGTSDLTNGADGMLATSSNGSQYSGSRVETPVSYVGEDDEEDDDFNENDEDD, encoded by the exons GCCGGTCTAATTGAAGCCAACGGAGAACTCAAGGTCTTCATAGACCAGAACCTTAGTCCCGGAAAAG GCGTGGTGTCCCTCGTGGCTGTTCACCCCTCCACCGTCAACCCGCTCGGGAAGCAGCTCTTGCCAAAAACCTTTGGACAGTCCAATGTCAACATTGCCCAGCAAGTG GTAATTGGTACGCCTCAGAGACCGGCAGCGTCAAACACCCTGGTGGTAGGAAGCCCACACACCCCCAGCACTCACTTTGCCTCTCAGAACCAGCCTTCCGACTCCTCACCTTGGTCTGCCGG GAAGCGCaacaggaaaggagagaagaatggcAAGGGCCTGCGGCATTTCTCCATGAAGGTCTGCGAGAAGGTGCAGAGGAAAGGGACCACTTCCTACAACGAAGTGGCGGACGAGCTGGTCGCGGAGTTCAGTGCTGCCGACAACCACATCTTACCAAACGAGTCA GCTTATGACCAGAAGAACATAAGACGGCGCGTCTACGATGCCTTAAACGTGCTGATGGCCATGAACATCATCTCCAAGGAGAAGAAGGAGATCAAGTGGATTGGTCTGCCCACCAACTCGGCTCAGGAATGTCAGAACTTAGAG GTGGAAAGACAGAGGAGActtgaaagaataaaacagaaacagtCTCAACTTCAAGAACTTATTCTACAG CAAATTGCCTTCAAGAACCTGGTGCAGAGAAACCGGCATGCAGAGCAGCAGGCCAGCCGGCCGCCGCCACCCAACTCAGTCATCCACCTGCCCTTCATCATCGTCAACACCAGCAAGAAGACGGTCATCGACTGCAGCATCTCCAATGACAA ATTTGAGTATCTGTTTAATTTTGACAACACATTTGAAATCCACGATGACATAGAAGTGCTGAAGCGGATGGGCATGGCTTGTGGACTGGAGTCGGGGAGCTGCTCTGCCGAAGACCTTAAAATGGCCAGAAGTCTGGTCCCCAAGGCTCTAGAGCCGTACGTGACAG aAATGGCTCAGGGAACTGTTGGAGGCGTGTTCATCACGACGGCAGGTTCCACGTCTAACGGCACAAG TGACCTGACCAACGGCGCAGATGGGATGCTGGCCACAAGCTCCAATGGGTCTCAGTACAGCGGCTCCAGGGTGGAGACCCCGGTGTCCTACGTCGGGGAGGACGATGAGGAGGACGATGACTTCAATGAGAATGACGAGGACGACTGA
- the TFDP1 gene encoding transcription factor Dp-1 isoform X4 translates to MAKDAWCPSWLFTPPPSTRSGSSSCQKPLDSPMSTLPSKWKRNRKGEKNGKGLRHFSMKVCEKVQRKGTTSYNEVADELVAEFSAADNHILPNESAYDQKNIRRRVYDALNVLMAMNIISKEKKEIKWIGLPTNSAQECQNLEVERQRRLERIKQKQSQLQELILQQIAFKNLVQRNRHAEQQASRPPPPNSVIHLPFIIVNTSKKTVIDCSISNDKFEYLFNFDNTFEIHDDIEVLKRMGMACGLESGSCSAEDLKMARSLVPKALEPYVTEMAQGTVGGVFITTAGSTSNGTSDLTNGADGMLATSSNGSQYSGSRVETPVSYVGEDDEEDDDFNENDEDD, encoded by the exons GCGTGGTGTCCCTCGTGGCTGTTCACCCCTCCACCGTCAACCCGCTCGGGAAGCAGCTCTTGCCAAAAACCTTTGGACAGTCCAATGTCAACATTGCCCAGCAAGTG GAAGCGCaacaggaaaggagagaagaatggcAAGGGCCTGCGGCATTTCTCCATGAAGGTCTGCGAGAAGGTGCAGAGGAAAGGGACCACTTCCTACAACGAAGTGGCGGACGAGCTGGTCGCGGAGTTCAGTGCTGCCGACAACCACATCTTACCAAACGAGTCA GCTTATGACCAGAAGAACATAAGACGGCGCGTCTACGATGCCTTAAACGTGCTGATGGCCATGAACATCATCTCCAAGGAGAAGAAGGAGATCAAGTGGATTGGTCTGCCCACCAACTCGGCTCAGGAATGTCAGAACTTAGAG GTGGAAAGACAGAGGAGActtgaaagaataaaacagaaacagtCTCAACTTCAAGAACTTATTCTACAG CAAATTGCCTTCAAGAACCTGGTGCAGAGAAACCGGCATGCAGAGCAGCAGGCCAGCCGGCCGCCGCCACCCAACTCAGTCATCCACCTGCCCTTCATCATCGTCAACACCAGCAAGAAGACGGTCATCGACTGCAGCATCTCCAATGACAA ATTTGAGTATCTGTTTAATTTTGACAACACATTTGAAATCCACGATGACATAGAAGTGCTGAAGCGGATGGGCATGGCTTGTGGACTGGAGTCGGGGAGCTGCTCTGCCGAAGACCTTAAAATGGCCAGAAGTCTGGTCCCCAAGGCTCTAGAGCCGTACGTGACAG aAATGGCTCAGGGAACTGTTGGAGGCGTGTTCATCACGACGGCAGGTTCCACGTCTAACGGCACAAG TGACCTGACCAACGGCGCAGATGGGATGCTGGCCACAAGCTCCAATGGGTCTCAGTACAGCGGCTCCAGGGTGGAGACCCCGGTGTCCTACGTCGGGGAGGACGATGAGGAGGACGATGACTTCAATGAGAATGACGAGGACGACTGA
- the TFDP1 gene encoding transcription factor Dp-1 isoform X5, with amino-acid sequence MAKDAGLIEANGELKVFIDQNLSPGKGVVSLVAVHPSTVNPLGKQLLPKTFGQSNVNIAQQVVIGTPQRPAASNTLVVGSPHTPSTHFASQNQPSDSSPWSAGKRNRKGEKNGKGLRHFSMKVCEKVQRKGTTSYNEVADELVAEFSAADNHILPNESAYDQKNIRRRVYDALNVLMAMNIISKEKKEIKWIGLPTNSAQECQNLEVERQRRLERIKQKQSQLQELILQQIAFKNLVQRNRHAEQQASRPPPPNSVIHLPFIIVNTSKKTVIDCSISNDKFEYLFNFDNTFEIHDDIEVLKRMGMACGLESGSCSAEDLKMARSLVPKALEPYVTVT; translated from the exons GCCGGTCTAATTGAAGCCAACGGAGAACTCAAGGTCTTCATAGACCAGAACCTTAGTCCCGGAAAAG GCGTGGTGTCCCTCGTGGCTGTTCACCCCTCCACCGTCAACCCGCTCGGGAAGCAGCTCTTGCCAAAAACCTTTGGACAGTCCAATGTCAACATTGCCCAGCAAGTG GTAATTGGTACGCCTCAGAGACCGGCAGCGTCAAACACCCTGGTGGTAGGAAGCCCACACACCCCCAGCACTCACTTTGCCTCTCAGAACCAGCCTTCCGACTCCTCACCTTGGTCTGCCGG GAAGCGCaacaggaaaggagagaagaatggcAAGGGCCTGCGGCATTTCTCCATGAAGGTCTGCGAGAAGGTGCAGAGGAAAGGGACCACTTCCTACAACGAAGTGGCGGACGAGCTGGTCGCGGAGTTCAGTGCTGCCGACAACCACATCTTACCAAACGAGTCA GCTTATGACCAGAAGAACATAAGACGGCGCGTCTACGATGCCTTAAACGTGCTGATGGCCATGAACATCATCTCCAAGGAGAAGAAGGAGATCAAGTGGATTGGTCTGCCCACCAACTCGGCTCAGGAATGTCAGAACTTAGAG GTGGAAAGACAGAGGAGActtgaaagaataaaacagaaacagtCTCAACTTCAAGAACTTATTCTACAG CAAATTGCCTTCAAGAACCTGGTGCAGAGAAACCGGCATGCAGAGCAGCAGGCCAGCCGGCCGCCGCCACCCAACTCAGTCATCCACCTGCCCTTCATCATCGTCAACACCAGCAAGAAGACGGTCATCGACTGCAGCATCTCCAATGACAA ATTTGAGTATCTGTTTAATTTTGACAACACATTTGAAATCCACGATGACATAGAAGTGCTGAAGCGGATGGGCATGGCTTGTGGACTGGAGTCGGGGAGCTGCTCTGCCGAAGACCTTAAAATGGCCAGAAGTCTGGTCCCCAAGGCTCTAGAGCCGTACGTGACAG TGACCTGA
- the TFDP1 gene encoding transcription factor Dp-1 isoform X8 gives MKVCEKVQRKGTTSYNEVADELVAEFSAADNHILPNESAYDQKNIRRRVYDALNVLMAMNIISKEKKEIKWIGLPTNSAQECQNLEVERQRRLERIKQKQSQLQELILQQIAFKNLVQRNRHAEQQASRPPPPNSVIHLPFIIVNTSKKTVIDCSISNDKFEYLFNFDNTFEIHDDIEVLKRMGMACGLESGSCSAEDLKMARSLVPKALEPYVTEMAQGTVGGVFITTAGSTSNGTRFSASDLTNGADGMLATSSNGSQYSGSRVETPVSYVGEDDEEDDDFNENDEDD, from the exons ATGAAGGTCTGCGAGAAGGTGCAGAGGAAAGGGACCACTTCCTACAACGAAGTGGCGGACGAGCTGGTCGCGGAGTTCAGTGCTGCCGACAACCACATCTTACCAAACGAGTCA GCTTATGACCAGAAGAACATAAGACGGCGCGTCTACGATGCCTTAAACGTGCTGATGGCCATGAACATCATCTCCAAGGAGAAGAAGGAGATCAAGTGGATTGGTCTGCCCACCAACTCGGCTCAGGAATGTCAGAACTTAGAG GTGGAAAGACAGAGGAGActtgaaagaataaaacagaaacagtCTCAACTTCAAGAACTTATTCTACAG CAAATTGCCTTCAAGAACCTGGTGCAGAGAAACCGGCATGCAGAGCAGCAGGCCAGCCGGCCGCCGCCACCCAACTCAGTCATCCACCTGCCCTTCATCATCGTCAACACCAGCAAGAAGACGGTCATCGACTGCAGCATCTCCAATGACAA ATTTGAGTATCTGTTTAATTTTGACAACACATTTGAAATCCACGATGACATAGAAGTGCTGAAGCGGATGGGCATGGCTTGTGGACTGGAGTCGGGGAGCTGCTCTGCCGAAGACCTTAAAATGGCCAGAAGTCTGGTCCCCAAGGCTCTAGAGCCGTACGTGACAG aAATGGCTCAGGGAACTGTTGGAGGCGTGTTCATCACGACGGCAGGTTCCACGTCTAACGGCACAAGGTTCTCTGCCAG TGACCTGACCAACGGCGCAGATGGGATGCTGGCCACAAGCTCCAATGGGTCTCAGTACAGCGGCTCCAGGGTGGAGACCCCGGTGTCCTACGTCGGGGAGGACGATGAGGAGGACGATGACTTCAATGAGAATGACGAGGACGACTGA
- the TFDP1 gene encoding transcription factor Dp-1 isoform X7, with protein MSTLPSKWKRNRKGEKNGKGLRHFSMKVCEKVQRKGTTSYNEVADELVAEFSAADNHILPNESAYDQKNIRRRVYDALNVLMAMNIISKEKKEIKWIGLPTNSAQECQNLEVERQRRLERIKQKQSQLQELILQQIAFKNLVQRNRHAEQQASRPPPPNSVIHLPFIIVNTSKKTVIDCSISNDKFEYLFNFDNTFEIHDDIEVLKRMGMACGLESGSCSAEDLKMARSLVPKALEPYVTEMAQGTVGGVFITTAGSTSNGTSDLTNGADGMLATSSNGSQYSGSRVETPVSYVGEDDEEDDDFNENDEDD; from the exons ATGTCAACATTGCCCAGCAAGTG GAAGCGCaacaggaaaggagagaagaatggcAAGGGCCTGCGGCATTTCTCCATGAAGGTCTGCGAGAAGGTGCAGAGGAAAGGGACCACTTCCTACAACGAAGTGGCGGACGAGCTGGTCGCGGAGTTCAGTGCTGCCGACAACCACATCTTACCAAACGAGTCA GCTTATGACCAGAAGAACATAAGACGGCGCGTCTACGATGCCTTAAACGTGCTGATGGCCATGAACATCATCTCCAAGGAGAAGAAGGAGATCAAGTGGATTGGTCTGCCCACCAACTCGGCTCAGGAATGTCAGAACTTAGAG GTGGAAAGACAGAGGAGActtgaaagaataaaacagaaacagtCTCAACTTCAAGAACTTATTCTACAG CAAATTGCCTTCAAGAACCTGGTGCAGAGAAACCGGCATGCAGAGCAGCAGGCCAGCCGGCCGCCGCCACCCAACTCAGTCATCCACCTGCCCTTCATCATCGTCAACACCAGCAAGAAGACGGTCATCGACTGCAGCATCTCCAATGACAA ATTTGAGTATCTGTTTAATTTTGACAACACATTTGAAATCCACGATGACATAGAAGTGCTGAAGCGGATGGGCATGGCTTGTGGACTGGAGTCGGGGAGCTGCTCTGCCGAAGACCTTAAAATGGCCAGAAGTCTGGTCCCCAAGGCTCTAGAGCCGTACGTGACAG aAATGGCTCAGGGAACTGTTGGAGGCGTGTTCATCACGACGGCAGGTTCCACGTCTAACGGCACAAG TGACCTGACCAACGGCGCAGATGGGATGCTGGCCACAAGCTCCAATGGGTCTCAGTACAGCGGCTCCAGGGTGGAGACCCCGGTGTCCTACGTCGGGGAGGACGATGAGGAGGACGATGACTTCAATGAGAATGACGAGGACGACTGA
- the TFDP1 gene encoding transcription factor Dp-1 isoform X3, with amino-acid sequence MAKDAWCPSWLFTPPPSTRSGSSSCQKPLDSPMSTLPSKWKRNRKGEKNGKGLRHFSMKVCEKVQRKGTTSYNEVADELVAEFSAADNHILPNESAYDQKNIRRRVYDALNVLMAMNIISKEKKEIKWIGLPTNSAQECQNLEVERQRRLERIKQKQSQLQELILQQIAFKNLVQRNRHAEQQASRPPPPNSVIHLPFIIVNTSKKTVIDCSISNDKFEYLFNFDNTFEIHDDIEVLKRMGMACGLESGSCSAEDLKMARSLVPKALEPYVTEMAQGTVGGVFITTAGSTSNGTRFSASDLTNGADGMLATSSNGSQYSGSRVETPVSYVGEDDEEDDDFNENDEDD; translated from the exons GCGTGGTGTCCCTCGTGGCTGTTCACCCCTCCACCGTCAACCCGCTCGGGAAGCAGCTCTTGCCAAAAACCTTTGGACAGTCCAATGTCAACATTGCCCAGCAAGTG GAAGCGCaacaggaaaggagagaagaatggcAAGGGCCTGCGGCATTTCTCCATGAAGGTCTGCGAGAAGGTGCAGAGGAAAGGGACCACTTCCTACAACGAAGTGGCGGACGAGCTGGTCGCGGAGTTCAGTGCTGCCGACAACCACATCTTACCAAACGAGTCA GCTTATGACCAGAAGAACATAAGACGGCGCGTCTACGATGCCTTAAACGTGCTGATGGCCATGAACATCATCTCCAAGGAGAAGAAGGAGATCAAGTGGATTGGTCTGCCCACCAACTCGGCTCAGGAATGTCAGAACTTAGAG GTGGAAAGACAGAGGAGActtgaaagaataaaacagaaacagtCTCAACTTCAAGAACTTATTCTACAG CAAATTGCCTTCAAGAACCTGGTGCAGAGAAACCGGCATGCAGAGCAGCAGGCCAGCCGGCCGCCGCCACCCAACTCAGTCATCCACCTGCCCTTCATCATCGTCAACACCAGCAAGAAGACGGTCATCGACTGCAGCATCTCCAATGACAA ATTTGAGTATCTGTTTAATTTTGACAACACATTTGAAATCCACGATGACATAGAAGTGCTGAAGCGGATGGGCATGGCTTGTGGACTGGAGTCGGGGAGCTGCTCTGCCGAAGACCTTAAAATGGCCAGAAGTCTGGTCCCCAAGGCTCTAGAGCCGTACGTGACAG aAATGGCTCAGGGAACTGTTGGAGGCGTGTTCATCACGACGGCAGGTTCCACGTCTAACGGCACAAGGTTCTCTGCCAG TGACCTGACCAACGGCGCAGATGGGATGCTGGCCACAAGCTCCAATGGGTCTCAGTACAGCGGCTCCAGGGTGGAGACCCCGGTGTCCTACGTCGGGGAGGACGATGAGGAGGACGATGACTTCAATGAGAATGACGAGGACGACTGA
- the TFDP1 gene encoding transcription factor Dp-1 isoform X1 codes for MAKDAGLIEANGELKVFIDQNLSPGKGVVSLVAVHPSTVNPLGKQLLPKTFGQSNVNIAQQVVIGTPQRPAASNTLVVGSPHTPSTHFASQNQPSDSSPWSAGKRNRKGEKNGKGLRHFSMKVCEKVQRKGTTSYNEVADELVAEFSAADNHILPNESAYDQKNIRRRVYDALNVLMAMNIISKEKKEIKWIGLPTNSAQECQNLEVERQRRLERIKQKQSQLQELILQQIAFKNLVQRNRHAEQQASRPPPPNSVIHLPFIIVNTSKKTVIDCSISNDKFEYLFNFDNTFEIHDDIEVLKRMGMACGLESGSCSAEDLKMARSLVPKALEPYVTEMAQGTVGGVFITTAGSTSNGTRFSASDLTNGADGMLATSSNGSQYSGSRVETPVSYVGEDDEEDDDFNENDEDD; via the exons GCCGGTCTAATTGAAGCCAACGGAGAACTCAAGGTCTTCATAGACCAGAACCTTAGTCCCGGAAAAG GCGTGGTGTCCCTCGTGGCTGTTCACCCCTCCACCGTCAACCCGCTCGGGAAGCAGCTCTTGCCAAAAACCTTTGGACAGTCCAATGTCAACATTGCCCAGCAAGTG GTAATTGGTACGCCTCAGAGACCGGCAGCGTCAAACACCCTGGTGGTAGGAAGCCCACACACCCCCAGCACTCACTTTGCCTCTCAGAACCAGCCTTCCGACTCCTCACCTTGGTCTGCCGG GAAGCGCaacaggaaaggagagaagaatggcAAGGGCCTGCGGCATTTCTCCATGAAGGTCTGCGAGAAGGTGCAGAGGAAAGGGACCACTTCCTACAACGAAGTGGCGGACGAGCTGGTCGCGGAGTTCAGTGCTGCCGACAACCACATCTTACCAAACGAGTCA GCTTATGACCAGAAGAACATAAGACGGCGCGTCTACGATGCCTTAAACGTGCTGATGGCCATGAACATCATCTCCAAGGAGAAGAAGGAGATCAAGTGGATTGGTCTGCCCACCAACTCGGCTCAGGAATGTCAGAACTTAGAG GTGGAAAGACAGAGGAGActtgaaagaataaaacagaaacagtCTCAACTTCAAGAACTTATTCTACAG CAAATTGCCTTCAAGAACCTGGTGCAGAGAAACCGGCATGCAGAGCAGCAGGCCAGCCGGCCGCCGCCACCCAACTCAGTCATCCACCTGCCCTTCATCATCGTCAACACCAGCAAGAAGACGGTCATCGACTGCAGCATCTCCAATGACAA ATTTGAGTATCTGTTTAATTTTGACAACACATTTGAAATCCACGATGACATAGAAGTGCTGAAGCGGATGGGCATGGCTTGTGGACTGGAGTCGGGGAGCTGCTCTGCCGAAGACCTTAAAATGGCCAGAAGTCTGGTCCCCAAGGCTCTAGAGCCGTACGTGACAG aAATGGCTCAGGGAACTGTTGGAGGCGTGTTCATCACGACGGCAGGTTCCACGTCTAACGGCACAAGGTTCTCTGCCAG TGACCTGACCAACGGCGCAGATGGGATGCTGGCCACAAGCTCCAATGGGTCTCAGTACAGCGGCTCCAGGGTGGAGACCCCGGTGTCCTACGTCGGGGAGGACGATGAGGAGGACGATGACTTCAATGAGAATGACGAGGACGACTGA
- the TFDP1 gene encoding transcription factor Dp-1 isoform X6 — MSTLPSKWKRNRKGEKNGKGLRHFSMKVCEKVQRKGTTSYNEVADELVAEFSAADNHILPNESAYDQKNIRRRVYDALNVLMAMNIISKEKKEIKWIGLPTNSAQECQNLEVERQRRLERIKQKQSQLQELILQQIAFKNLVQRNRHAEQQASRPPPPNSVIHLPFIIVNTSKKTVIDCSISNDKFEYLFNFDNTFEIHDDIEVLKRMGMACGLESGSCSAEDLKMARSLVPKALEPYVTEMAQGTVGGVFITTAGSTSNGTRFSASDLTNGADGMLATSSNGSQYSGSRVETPVSYVGEDDEEDDDFNENDEDD, encoded by the exons ATGTCAACATTGCCCAGCAAGTG GAAGCGCaacaggaaaggagagaagaatggcAAGGGCCTGCGGCATTTCTCCATGAAGGTCTGCGAGAAGGTGCAGAGGAAAGGGACCACTTCCTACAACGAAGTGGCGGACGAGCTGGTCGCGGAGTTCAGTGCTGCCGACAACCACATCTTACCAAACGAGTCA GCTTATGACCAGAAGAACATAAGACGGCGCGTCTACGATGCCTTAAACGTGCTGATGGCCATGAACATCATCTCCAAGGAGAAGAAGGAGATCAAGTGGATTGGTCTGCCCACCAACTCGGCTCAGGAATGTCAGAACTTAGAG GTGGAAAGACAGAGGAGActtgaaagaataaaacagaaacagtCTCAACTTCAAGAACTTATTCTACAG CAAATTGCCTTCAAGAACCTGGTGCAGAGAAACCGGCATGCAGAGCAGCAGGCCAGCCGGCCGCCGCCACCCAACTCAGTCATCCACCTGCCCTTCATCATCGTCAACACCAGCAAGAAGACGGTCATCGACTGCAGCATCTCCAATGACAA ATTTGAGTATCTGTTTAATTTTGACAACACATTTGAAATCCACGATGACATAGAAGTGCTGAAGCGGATGGGCATGGCTTGTGGACTGGAGTCGGGGAGCTGCTCTGCCGAAGACCTTAAAATGGCCAGAAGTCTGGTCCCCAAGGCTCTAGAGCCGTACGTGACAG aAATGGCTCAGGGAACTGTTGGAGGCGTGTTCATCACGACGGCAGGTTCCACGTCTAACGGCACAAGGTTCTCTGCCAG TGACCTGACCAACGGCGCAGATGGGATGCTGGCCACAAGCTCCAATGGGTCTCAGTACAGCGGCTCCAGGGTGGAGACCCCGGTGTCCTACGTCGGGGAGGACGATGAGGAGGACGATGACTTCAATGAGAATGACGAGGACGACTGA
- the TFDP1 gene encoding transcription factor Dp-1 isoform X11 encodes MSTLPSKWKRNRKGEKNGKGLRHFSMKVCEKVQRKGTTSYNEVADELVAEFSAADNHILPNESAYDQKNIRRRVYDALNVLMAMNIISKEKKEIKWIGLPTNSAQECQNLEVERQRRLERIKQKQSQLQELILQQIAFKNLVQRNRHAEQQASRPPPPNSVIHLPFIIVNTSKKTVIDCSISNDKFEYLFNFDNTFEIHDDIEVLKRMGMACGLESGSCSAEDLKMARSLVPKALEPYVTVT; translated from the exons ATGTCAACATTGCCCAGCAAGTG GAAGCGCaacaggaaaggagagaagaatggcAAGGGCCTGCGGCATTTCTCCATGAAGGTCTGCGAGAAGGTGCAGAGGAAAGGGACCACTTCCTACAACGAAGTGGCGGACGAGCTGGTCGCGGAGTTCAGTGCTGCCGACAACCACATCTTACCAAACGAGTCA GCTTATGACCAGAAGAACATAAGACGGCGCGTCTACGATGCCTTAAACGTGCTGATGGCCATGAACATCATCTCCAAGGAGAAGAAGGAGATCAAGTGGATTGGTCTGCCCACCAACTCGGCTCAGGAATGTCAGAACTTAGAG GTGGAAAGACAGAGGAGActtgaaagaataaaacagaaacagtCTCAACTTCAAGAACTTATTCTACAG CAAATTGCCTTCAAGAACCTGGTGCAGAGAAACCGGCATGCAGAGCAGCAGGCCAGCCGGCCGCCGCCACCCAACTCAGTCATCCACCTGCCCTTCATCATCGTCAACACCAGCAAGAAGACGGTCATCGACTGCAGCATCTCCAATGACAA ATTTGAGTATCTGTTTAATTTTGACAACACATTTGAAATCCACGATGACATAGAAGTGCTGAAGCGGATGGGCATGGCTTGTGGACTGGAGTCGGGGAGCTGCTCTGCCGAAGACCTTAAAATGGCCAGAAGTCTGGTCCCCAAGGCTCTAGAGCCGTACGTGACAG TGACCTGA